A region from the Lysobacter antibioticus genome encodes:
- a CDS encoding caspase family protein: MNRLIGATFFLVAACAFAEGVGAQPASQRYALLVGIDDYAEQDVAKLNYAADDALALADSLARQGYVVTILLDENATRQRIVEHLAIMQESLKPEDTFVLFYAGHGXXTHLIN, encoded by the coding sequence ATGAACAGATTGATCGGCGCGACGTTCTTCCTGGTGGCCGCATGCGCGTTCGCGGAAGGCGTCGGCGCCCAACCCGCATCGCAGCGGTATGCCTTGCTCGTGGGAATCGATGATTACGCCGAACAGGACGTGGCAAAGCTCAACTATGCAGCCGATGACGCACTAGCCCTGGCTGACAGCCTCGCGCGACAGGGCTACGTCGTGACGATTTTGCTGGATGAGAACGCCACCCGGCAGCGCATCGTCGAGCACTTGGCGATCATGCAGGAGTCCTTGAAGCCCGAGGACACCTTCGTGCTTTTCTACGCCGGACATGGGNNNNNCACACACTTAATTAATTAA